TGATCCATGTCGAAGGAGTAGCGGAGCAACATGGCTGCAGAGAGCATGGTGGCCAGCGGATTCGCGATGCCCTGGCCGGCGATGTCCGGGGCTGAACCATGGGCAGGTTCATACAGTCCGAAGCCATCTTTACGGAGACTGGCGCTTGGCAACATGCCAAGGGACCCTGTAAGGACAGAAGCCTCGTCACTGAGAATATCACCGAACATATTCTCTGTGACCATGACATCGAATTGTGTAGGGTTTGTGATGAGTTTCATCGCTGCAGCATCCACAAGCACATGTTCAACGGTCACTTCCGGATAATCTTTTGCTTTTTCTTCGACGATTTCCCGCCACATTTTGCTGGATTCAAGTACATTGGCCTTATCTACGGAAGTGAGGTGCTTTTTTCTTACCATGGCGGCATCAAAGCCGGTTTCGATGATACGTTCCATTTCTTCTCTCGTGTAGGCGAGGGTGTCGACGACGGATTCTCCGTTGTCTCGACGTTCGCTTGGCTCACCGAAATAGAGTCCGCCTGTCAGTTCCCTTACGATGAGCAGATCACTTCCGTTGACGACATCGTATTTGAGCGGGGAGGCGTGAAGCAGTTCGGGAAACCCTTGTACAGGTCGTAAATTCGCATATAAACCAAGCGACTTCCGAATACGAAGCAATCCTTTTTCAGGTCTGAGGTGAGATGGGTTCTGATCCCATTTGGGTCCACCTACAGCGCCAAGAAGAACAGCATCTGCCTGTTTGCAGGCTGCTTCTGTTTCTTGTGGAAGGGGATCGTTGAATTGGTCGATGGCGGCTCCGCCGATGGCATGCGTGGCATAATCGAATGAATGATCACATGCAGAAGCGACGGCATCGAGTATACATTTGGCAGATTCAACAACTTCCGGGCCGATTCCATCGCCCGGAAGAAGTACAATTGATTTATGCATGATGGTCCTCCTTAAGTCAAAATCGTGTGTTCTTTGCCAGGGGTGGTTCCTTCTTCAAGGGCACGCTGGTGAATGAAGCGGTTTACCGCATTGACAAAGGCCTTTGCTGATGCTTCGAGTACGTCCTGGGAGCTGGCCCGGCCAGTAACGTTTACACCTTCCACACTCATCTTCACATGGGCTTCAGCCAAAGCGTCACGACCACGGCCGACTGAATTCAATTGATAATCAGTCAGGTGAAGTTCTTCCTGAATAATGGCATCGAGTGTATTATACAGAGCTTCGACACTGCCGGAGCCTGTTCTTGCTTCTTCGTATTTTTTGCCGTCGGGACTTGTCATGGCAACGGTTGCGGTTGGCAGATTACCCGAGCCGTAGTGCACCTGAAAAGAGGTCAGGTCGTAGGACGAAATGTCATACGCGGAAGTCTGAATGTCTGTCATGATCGTAAAGAGATCATCGTCCGTAATCGTTTTTTTATGATCTGTCAGCTGCTTGAATTCACCGAAGGCTTTTGAAAGCAGTTCATCGGACATGTCATAGCCGAGCTTTTTCAGGCGGTCTTTAAATGCGTGCTTGCCGGAGTGCTTCCCGAGCACAAGGTCGTTGGAGTGTACACCAACGAGTTCAGGTGTAATAATTTCATACGTTTCAGCATGCTTTAAGACACCATCCTGGTGGATTCCTGATTCGTGGGCAAATGCATTTTGGCCGACAACCGCTTTATTCCTCGGTACAAACATGCCTGTGAGCTTACTGACAAGGTCACTGGTGCGTTTCGTTTCCCCGAGATTGATGCTTGTATCGATGTTGTAGTAATCTTTTCGGATATGCAGGGCAACTGCAAGCTCTTCAAGGGCTGCGTTACCGGCTCGTTCTCCGATTCCGTTAATCGTACCTTCGACCTGAGTTGCTCCGTTTTCAATCGCTGAAATGGAATTGGCAAGCGCCATACCCAGGTCATCATGGCAGTGAGCAGACAGGATCGCTTTATCAATATTTGGCACATGTTCAGTTACATAACGGAACATTTTTCCATACTCATAAGGTGTGGTGTAACCAACGGTATCTGGCAGGTTAATCACGGTCGCACCGGCATCAATGACTCTTTCGATGATGTGTACGAGGAAATCCAGATCCGATCTGGATGCGTCTTCCGCAGACCATTCGACTTTAGGGAATGTTTTTCTCGCATATCGGACCATCTCTTCTGCAGTGGCAACCACCTGATCAGGGGATTTCTTTAGCTTATGAGTCATGTGAATGGGGGAGGTGGCGATAAAGACGTGCAACCTTGGATCAACACCGCCTTTTAAAGCGTCCCATGCAGCATCCACATCGGATTTCACTGCCCGGGCAAGACCTGTGACAGAGGCATTCTGGATCGTATTTGCAATGGATTTCACCCCTTCGAAATCGCCCCGTGAGGAAGCAGGGAAACCTGCTTCCATCACGTTAACCCCAAACCGCTCAAGCTGCTTTGCGATTTCCAGCTTTTCAAGCTGATTCAGGTTCACACCAGGAGATTGTTCACCATCACGAAGTGTCGTGTCAAATATATTTATGCGAGTCATAACAAATCACTTCCCTTTTACTTAGTATTGACCGGTTTCTTAACAAATGGCATCAGTTCACGCAGTTTACGACCGACGACTTCAATTTCGTGCTGGTTTTCTCTTGTGTTAATGGCATTGAACTGCGGACGGTTTGCCTGGTTCTCAAGGATCCAGCCGTGTGCAAATCTACCCGTCTGAATATCGCTTAAAATGTCTTTCATACGTGCTTTTGTATCTGCATCGACAACACGTGGACCGGATACGAAGTCTCCCCACTGAGCAGTGTCGGAAATGGAGTAACGCATCCCCTCAAGCCCTCCTTCATAAAGAAGGTCAACGATCAGTTTCATTTCATGCATACATTCGAAATAAGCAACTTCCGGCTGATAGCCTGCTTCCGTCAATGTTTCAAAACCTGCTTTGATCAGGCTTGTTACACCGCCGCAAAGGACTGCCTGCTCACCGAATAAATCGGTTTCTGTTTCTTCCTGGAAACTCGTTTCCAGAATTCCGGCTCGACCTGCGCCAACCCCTTTGGCATAAGCGAGCGCTGTTTCTGTCGCTTTCCCTGTAGCGTCCTGATAAATGCCAAAGAGTGCAGGGACGCCGGCACCGTCTTCATAGGTACGTCGAACGAGATGACCAGGGCCCTTTGGAGCCACCAGGAACACATCAACATTGTCCGGCGGTTGAATCTGACTGAAGTGAATATTAAAGCCGTGTGCAAACGCCAATGCATCGCCTGCTTCAAGATGCGGTGCAATTTGCTCTTCGTAAATTTTCGGCTGATATTCGTCCGGGAGAAGGACCATGACGACTTTTGCCTGTTTAACAGCTTCAGGAACGGTTGTGACATCCACTCCGTCTTTTTCTGCTTTGTCCCATGACTTGCCTTTACGCAGGCCAACAACTACATCAAAGCCACTCTCTTTCAAATTCAGTGCGTGTGCGTGGCCTTGCGAGCCGTAGCCGATGATGGCGATTTTTTCTGCTTTCAAAGCTTGATCCTCAATTTGGTGGTTGTAAAGTACAGTTGTCATAATCAGAACATTCCTTTCATTTTCCCATTCATATTTTATTTCTTACCTCTTTGTTCTGGGTGAACAAGAGTGATGAAACCATGTTTTTGGTATACTTCGCAGTAAAGTGCAGTTTTGCTGAAGGAAGTATACATGAAGCTCAGGCTTTCGCCATCGAATCGGGTGAGGTGCCGAGTACGCCTTATTTCAATAAGGAGAAAGTTGGTGACTCAGCGACCTGAGGCTGATGCCCGCGGGTAAAGGCTGTAATCCCCGTTCTGGCAATGTCCTTGATGCCATAGGGCCTTAAG
This Salisediminibacterium beveridgei DNA region includes the following protein-coding sequences:
- the leuB gene encoding 3-isopropylmalate dehydrogenase, producing the protein MHKSIVLLPGDGIGPEVVESAKCILDAVASACDHSFDYATHAIGGAAIDQFNDPLPQETEAACKQADAVLLGAVGGPKWDQNPSHLRPEKGLLRIRKSLGLYANLRPVQGFPELLHASPLKYDVVNGSDLLIVRELTGGLYFGEPSERRDNGESVVDTLAYTREEMERIIETGFDAAMVRKKHLTSVDKANVLESSKMWREIVEEKAKDYPEVTVEHVLVDAAAMKLITNPTQFDVMVTENMFGDILSDEASVLTGSLGMLPSASLRKDGFGLYEPAHGSAPDIAGQGIANPLATMLSAAMLLRYSFDMDHEAQLIEQAVANTLSAGYHTADLHVKNGTKLGTKEITEKVIDFIEEESASDRIMRCYA
- a CDS encoding 2-isopropylmalate synthase, which codes for MTRINIFDTTLRDGEQSPGVNLNQLEKLEIAKQLERFGVNVMEAGFPASSRGDFEGVKSIANTIQNASVTGLARAVKSDVDAAWDALKGGVDPRLHVFIATSPIHMTHKLKKSPDQVVATAEEMVRYARKTFPKVEWSAEDASRSDLDFLVHIIERVIDAGATVINLPDTVGYTTPYEYGKMFRYVTEHVPNIDKAILSAHCHDDLGMALANSISAIENGATQVEGTINGIGERAGNAALEELAVALHIRKDYYNIDTSINLGETKRTSDLVSKLTGMFVPRNKAVVGQNAFAHESGIHQDGVLKHAETYEIITPELVGVHSNDLVLGKHSGKHAFKDRLKKLGYDMSDELLSKAFGEFKQLTDHKKTITDDDLFTIMTDIQTSAYDISSYDLTSFQVHYGSGNLPTATVAMTSPDGKKYEEARTGSGSVEALYNTLDAIIQEELHLTDYQLNSVGRGRDALAEAHVKMSVEGVNVTGRASSQDVLEASAKAFVNAVNRFIHQRALEEGTTPGKEHTILT
- the ilvC gene encoding ketol-acid reductoisomerase, producing MTTVLYNHQIEDQALKAEKIAIIGYGSQGHAHALNLKESGFDVVVGLRKGKSWDKAEKDGVDVTTVPEAVKQAKVVMVLLPDEYQPKIYEEQIAPHLEAGDALAFAHGFNIHFSQIQPPDNVDVFLVAPKGPGHLVRRTYEDGAGVPALFGIYQDATGKATETALAYAKGVGAGRAGILETSFQEETETDLFGEQAVLCGGVTSLIKAGFETLTEAGYQPEVAYFECMHEMKLIVDLLYEGGLEGMRYSISDTAQWGDFVSGPRVVDADTKARMKDILSDIQTGRFAHGWILENQANRPQFNAINTRENQHEIEVVGRKLRELMPFVKKPVNTK